From one Shewanella sp. GD04112 genomic stretch:
- a CDS encoding DUF2913 family protein: protein MNSQTYNQAVLELARAGLADLTASAQAKKAQRTPAQESHFLCNWMVEALKEKRFSKLVADDLTAWIRMARSQGAGAELKRLLERIVHQYQSVENSHVELGTALNAMIAELTQLEWLVFTDTEINTKLKLDADGQSSLVIDVKEFTQHIQDNQLIKPINLYVRADEQLLTQIALSHGLLISQGNKKTSLIKHHKTYQIYPQNQLPALCQLLA from the coding sequence ATGAATTCTCAAACCTATAACCAAGCCGTACTCGAACTCGCCCGCGCGGGTCTTGCCGATTTAACCGCCTCAGCCCAAGCTAAAAAAGCCCAACGCACACCTGCGCAGGAGAGTCATTTTCTGTGTAACTGGATGGTTGAGGCGCTCAAAGAAAAGCGTTTCTCGAAACTGGTGGCCGACGATCTCACGGCATGGATCCGTATGGCGCGCAGCCAAGGTGCTGGCGCCGAACTTAAGCGGTTATTGGAAAGAATTGTTCATCAATATCAGAGTGTTGAAAACTCTCACGTGGAGTTAGGTACCGCATTAAACGCTATGATTGCCGAGTTAACACAGCTCGAATGGCTAGTGTTTACTGACACCGAGATTAACACCAAACTCAAGCTGGACGCCGATGGCCAATCAAGCTTAGTAATTGATGTAAAAGAGTTTACTCAACACATCCAAGATAATCAGCTCATCAAGCCGATCAACTTGTATGTTCGCGCCGATGAGCAGCTGTTGACTCAAATCGCCCTCTCCCATGGTTTGCTGATAAGCCAAGGCAATAAAAAGACCAGCCTGATTAAGCACCATAAAACCTATCAAATTTACCCGCAAAATCAGCTGCCGGCCTTGTGCCAACTCTTGGCTTAA
- a CDS encoding DJ-1/PfpI family protein, which produces MANILIIAGDFVEDYELMVPFQALQMVGHSVTVVCPDKVAGQTIKTAIHDFEGDQTYTEKPGHLFALNGNFVGTNASDFDALLLPGGRAPEYLRLNPAVIALVAEFAAQDKPIAAICHGAQLLTAADVVRGKKVSAYPACAPEVKQAGAEYCDIEVTAAITDGKLVTAPAWPAHPAWLAQFNKLLN; this is translated from the coding sequence ATGGCCAATATTTTGATCATCGCCGGTGATTTTGTTGAAGATTATGAGTTAATGGTACCGTTCCAAGCCCTGCAAATGGTGGGGCACAGCGTAACGGTTGTCTGCCCTGATAAAGTGGCGGGACAAACCATTAAAACGGCAATCCATGACTTTGAAGGCGACCAAACCTATACCGAAAAACCAGGGCACTTATTTGCCCTAAATGGCAATTTTGTCGGTACCAACGCCAGTGATTTTGATGCGCTGCTGCTTCCCGGTGGTCGTGCACCTGAGTATTTACGCCTAAACCCTGCGGTTATTGCCTTGGTGGCTGAATTTGCCGCCCAAGATAAACCCATTGCCGCCATTTGCCATGGCGCGCAGCTACTGACGGCGGCCGATGTGGTACGCGGTAAGAAAGTGTCTGCCTATCCTGCTTGCGCGCCCGAAGTGAAACAAGCGGGCGCCGAGTACTGTGATATTGAGGTGACGGCGGCAATCACCGATGGCAAGTTAGTCACAGCGCCCGCATGGCCTGCGCATCCTGCATGGTTGGCGCAGTTTAACAAGTTACTGAATTAA
- a CDS encoding PAS domain-containing methyl-accepting chemotaxis protein: MSQSNPSRSKTSQLHSNAQEVRLTPHDELISTTDTRGIITYVNQRFAEVSGYSVEELIGYPHNKVRHPDMPSDAFKEMWEKLKSGQSWRGIVKNRCKNGDYYWVDAFVSPLFENGTIIGYQSVRIQPQAAYVSKATEIYRRLIQNKPIPKPLSLMQKRFVSAVVATTGLLIAGYFWGWGVIFAGAVLMSLNLAIFYDEAFRIPAKLIEMQEKYDSISRYIYSGADTSSILDFQLILLQAKMNGVLGRTQDQAHQLHAIADQLVVTTEQTYVSLDQEKNQLEQLASAMEEMSSTIAEVAQNTQLTSTSINTAYDLCLKSSANMKANTQKVEQLAKSVADAANNAHQLNQEAERVASAMGEIDSIAEQTNLLALNAAIEAARAGEQGRGFAVVADEVRALSSRTQLSTNSISQSVDKMFSMLNAWAKEMEQSRQHAELCANDIQTSAENVNTIYQEVSEIHTFAQQNAVAADQQRQVVHEITNNIHSITQTSSENLAATHQIGDAANHLKQNAEKALGLRRAFG, encoded by the coding sequence ATGAGCCAGAGTAACCCTAGCCGCAGTAAAACCAGTCAACTCCACAGTAACGCACAAGAAGTCCGCCTCACACCACATGACGAATTGATTTCCACAACGGATACCCGTGGGATCATTACCTATGTTAATCAACGTTTTGCAGAAGTATCAGGTTATAGTGTCGAAGAATTAATTGGCTATCCCCACAACAAAGTGCGTCACCCAGATATGCCTAGTGACGCCTTTAAAGAGATGTGGGAAAAGCTGAAATCCGGCCAATCCTGGCGAGGCATAGTCAAAAATCGCTGTAAAAATGGTGATTATTATTGGGTCGATGCCTTTGTTTCTCCCCTGTTTGAGAATGGGACTATCATAGGTTATCAGTCGGTGCGTATTCAGCCGCAGGCGGCCTATGTCAGTAAAGCCACGGAGATCTACCGCAGGCTAATACAAAATAAACCCATCCCTAAACCACTCAGCTTAATGCAAAAACGTTTTGTCTCCGCAGTCGTCGCTACCACAGGTTTACTGATTGCAGGTTACTTTTGGGGTTGGGGCGTGATTTTCGCAGGGGCGGTTTTGATGAGCCTCAATCTGGCCATTTTCTACGACGAGGCCTTTCGCATTCCAGCCAAATTGATTGAAATGCAGGAGAAATATGACTCTATCAGCCGCTATATCTACTCGGGCGCAGATACCTCATCGATTCTCGATTTCCAATTGATCCTATTGCAAGCCAAGATGAACGGCGTACTTGGACGCACTCAAGATCAGGCTCATCAGTTGCACGCCATTGCCGATCAGCTGGTGGTGACCACTGAGCAAACCTATGTCAGTTTAGATCAAGAGAAAAACCAGCTTGAGCAACTCGCCAGTGCAATGGAAGAAATGAGCTCGACCATTGCCGAAGTCGCGCAAAATACTCAGCTGACCTCGACCAGTATCAACACCGCCTATGATCTCTGTCTCAAAAGCAGCGCCAATATGAAGGCCAACACCCAAAAAGTTGAGCAATTAGCCAAATCCGTCGCCGATGCGGCCAATAATGCCCATCAACTCAATCAAGAAGCCGAGCGGGTTGCCAGTGCCATGGGTGAGATTGACTCGATTGCCGAGCAAACTAACCTGCTCGCCCTCAATGCGGCCATAGAAGCCGCTAGAGCGGGTGAACAAGGGCGCGGCTTTGCGGTGGTAGCTGATGAAGTACGCGCGCTTTCGAGCCGTACCCAGTTATCAACTAACAGTATTTCCCAGAGCGTCGACAAAATGTTCAGCATGCTAAATGCTTGGGCGAAGGAGATGGAGCAAAGTCGTCAACATGCCGAGTTGTGTGCTAACGATATTCAAACTTCCGCCGAGAACGTCAACACCATTTACCAAGAGGTAAGTGAGATCCACACCTTCGCCCAGCAAAACGCGGTGGCCGCCGATCAGCAGCGCCAAGTGGTGCATGAAATCACTAACAACATTCACTCCATCACCCAAACCAGTAGCGAAAACCTCGCCGCCACCCATCAAATTGGTGATGCCGCCAATCACCTCAAACAAAACGCCGAAAAGGCGCTCGGTCTACGCCGCGCCTTTGGTTAA
- the tnpA gene encoding IS200/IS605 family transposase, translated as MSRYEQASHVFWRCQYHIVWTPKYRFRILKGNVGKEVYRCIQVYCHQMGCIVMELNVQVDHVHLVLKVPPKISILNLMGTLKGKIALKIFSKFPYLRKNKLWGNHFWQRGYFVDSIGINEEIIRRYVRHQEKVERQEQGQLALE; from the coding sequence ATGAGTAGATACGAGCAAGCATCGCATGTGTTCTGGCGATGTCAATATCATATAGTCTGGACACCAAAGTACCGCTTTCGGATATTGAAGGGTAATGTCGGAAAAGAGGTTTATCGATGCATTCAGGTTTATTGCCATCAAATGGGATGCATAGTCATGGAGCTAAATGTTCAAGTTGACCATGTCCATTTAGTGCTGAAGGTACCTCCGAAGATATCTATATTGAATTTAATGGGGACGTTAAAAGGTAAGATAGCGTTGAAAATATTCAGTAAATTTCCTTACCTACGTAAGAATAAACTTTGGGGAAATCATTTTTGGCAGAGAGGATACTTCGTCGATTCGATTGGAATTAACGAGGAAATAATCCGTAGATACGTTAGGCATCAAGAGAAAGTAGAGCGGCAAGAGCAGGGTCAACTTGCTCTTGAATAA
- a CDS encoding DUF1254 domain-containing protein, which translates to MKKVLLSLAAIMTSQVVFAQSISDKNAQDAFIYGYSIDEAYKFFYETAVKTDTPLNRFQNIRHIADDTYTAHPTINNDTLHLMGWLDVATEPVIVSVPDMDKGRYWILHTMDMGHYTTSMIGSRLRGNEGGRFMFAARSWKGDVPASVDEVIYVDSNLIKLMGRIMAVGKEDEKIALNYMDDWNIRTLSAYLGVAGPKPKVRTYLDPEKTNWLQRVNYMLCDGDMGTADKQWLAQFKDIGLAPCKEDFTAAQIAAAKVGEKLGMKHIIDLAPKMTNAGKLLGTREQLSDGARDLFAEGTYLGQWGLPPDESVYLKEEKGDDGKSLNGSNGKKYVMHFKAPEVSQFWSFTVYGSDNRLMAHNAINRHSRGDRNLKPDANGMYTIELSAKGDESNSNWLPIPEKDAYIIMRMYGPNKDIQEGKYPFPKIQVVK; encoded by the coding sequence ATGAAAAAAGTACTGTTATCCCTCGCCGCAATCATGACGAGCCAAGTTGTTTTTGCACAATCTATTTCGGATAAAAATGCACAGGATGCATTTATTTATGGTTATTCCATAGATGAAGCCTATAAGTTTTTCTACGAAACAGCAGTTAAAACCGATACTCCGCTAAATCGTTTCCAAAATATTCGCCATATTGCCGATGATACTTACACCGCGCATCCCACAATTAACAACGATACCCTGCACTTAATGGGATGGTTGGATGTGGCGACCGAACCTGTGATCGTAAGCGTGCCCGATATGGATAAAGGACGCTATTGGATCCTCCATACGATGGATATGGGCCATTACACAACCTCTATGATTGGTTCTCGTCTGAGGGGGAATGAAGGTGGGCGCTTTATGTTTGCAGCCCGCTCATGGAAGGGGGATGTCCCCGCGAGTGTAGACGAAGTGATTTATGTGGATTCGAATCTGATCAAGCTGATGGGGCGTATTATGGCCGTTGGCAAAGAGGATGAGAAAATCGCGTTAAATTATATGGATGATTGGAATATCCGTACTTTGTCTGCCTATCTTGGTGTGGCAGGTCCTAAACCTAAGGTGCGTACCTACCTCGATCCAGAGAAGACTAATTGGTTGCAAAGGGTCAATTATATGCTCTGCGATGGTGATATGGGGACTGCAGATAAGCAATGGTTGGCCCAGTTTAAGGATATTGGTCTGGCCCCTTGTAAGGAAGACTTCACGGCCGCCCAAATTGCTGCCGCTAAGGTCGGCGAAAAGTTAGGTATGAAACACATTATTGATTTAGCGCCTAAAATGACCAATGCGGGTAAGTTATTAGGTACTCGTGAGCAGTTGAGTGATGGTGCTCGTGACCTTTTCGCCGAAGGCACTTATCTTGGTCAGTGGGGATTGCCACCCGATGAGTCCGTTTATCTGAAGGAGGAAAAGGGCGATGACGGTAAATCTCTCAATGGTTCAAATGGCAAAAAATACGTGATGCATTTTAAAGCACCAGAGGTGAGTCAATTCTGGTCATTTACGGTTTATGGTTCAGATAACCGCTTGATGGCACACAACGCAATTAATCGTCATAGCCGTGGTGATCGCAACCTTAAACCCGATGCCAATGGTATGTATACCATTGAACTGAGTGCTAAGGGGGATGAGAGTAACAGTAATTGGTTGCCTATCCCGGAGAAGGACGCTTACATCATTATGCGGATGTACGGCCCGAATAAAGACATCCAAGAGGGGAAATATCCGTTCCCTAAAATTCAAGTTGTTAAGTAA
- a CDS encoding DsrE family protein — MQPKSHHTKTLKAMTMALLAGLSSAAHAGADSFAPGTAIPEFGQVAKVESNLVIPAGMKFKVAFDMSKAADVGQVNRQLDSLARFINMHVAAGVKESDIELAMVVHGSAVGDLADDSFYAKQHKGAQNPNKALVKTLVAHGVKFYICGQSAAYFDLHNASLLPGVDMALSAMTAHAILAQQGFSQNPF, encoded by the coding sequence ATGCAGCCAAAATCACATCACACTAAAACCCTTAAAGCCATGACCATGGCGCTGTTGGCTGGCTTATCTAGTGCCGCCCATGCTGGAGCCGACAGCTTTGCGCCGGGAACGGCTATCCCCGAATTTGGTCAAGTGGCTAAGGTCGAAAGCAACCTTGTTATCCCTGCTGGGATGAAGTTTAAGGTGGCATTCGATATGAGCAAGGCGGCCGATGTCGGCCAAGTGAATCGTCAGCTCGACAGCCTTGCCCGTTTTATTAATATGCACGTGGCGGCTGGCGTTAAAGAAAGCGATATTGAGCTAGCTATGGTGGTGCATGGCAGTGCCGTTGGCGATTTAGCTGATGATAGCTTTTATGCCAAGCAGCACAAAGGGGCGCAAAACCCCAATAAAGCCTTAGTGAAAACCTTAGTGGCCCATGGGGTGAAGTTTTATATCTGTGGTCAGAGCGCCGCTTATTTTGACTTACACAATGCCTCTTTGTTACCGGGCGTCGATATGGCCCTGTCTGCGATGACGGCCCATGCGATTCTGGCGCAGCAAGGATTTAGTCAAAATCCGTTTTAG
- a CDS encoding flotillin domain-containing protein codes for MDVLNDVTSSSNFVLLVAGMVLVGLIVIGLIFAKLYKRATKEMAFVRTGFGGEKIIKDGGAIVLPVLHETIAVNMNTLRIEVEKTQKDALITKDRMRVDVKADFYLRVAPNAEGISMAAQTLGTRTTRVEELKKLMESKFVDVLRAVAAEMTMTEMHEQRADFVQRVQNNVANDLEKNGLELESVSLTGFDQTDLQFFNENNAFDAEGRARLAKIIEEKRKETNDIQQENRIKIEQRNLEAEKESLEIEKAEEEARLVQQQSLEFKRAEQKAEIIKQKENKSREEREAEIAKERAIETAQIEKTKDIETREIEKRKSIEQARIQQQRDIEVAEQEKHIAVAAKSEEESAARARAAEAEKTKVEKEEAVITVRQVAEANRRKEIEVIDARKEAERDAVGVTVQAEAEKRAAEDRSSAILIEARASADAKKLQAEADEKVYAVEAAGKQALYEAENVLRDEQIALQKSLAILKALPEIVAQAVKPLENIEGIKILQGYGAGNQLASGADGAVAHQGGIAEQVTSAALNYRANAPVVDAMLRELGLVQSESGTLNDLLNGNNALTTEALNVVKSANSGLNGYSQQHTVVEPKISN; via the coding sequence ATGGATGTGTTAAATGATGTAACCAGTTCGAGCAACTTCGTGTTGTTAGTTGCCGGAATGGTATTGGTTGGCCTGATTGTGATTGGTCTGATTTTTGCCAAATTATATAAACGTGCGACGAAGGAAATGGCCTTTGTACGTACGGGTTTTGGTGGTGAAAAAATTATTAAGGACGGTGGCGCAATCGTTTTACCCGTGCTGCATGAAACCATAGCCGTAAATATGAATACCCTGCGTATCGAAGTGGAGAAAACCCAAAAAGATGCGCTGATCACTAAGGATAGAATGCGTGTCGATGTGAAGGCGGACTTCTATCTGCGTGTGGCGCCCAATGCTGAAGGCATTTCAATGGCGGCACAAACCTTAGGTACCCGTACCACGCGTGTGGAAGAGCTGAAAAAGCTGATGGAATCTAAGTTTGTTGACGTGTTACGTGCGGTCGCCGCGGAAATGACCATGACTGAAATGCACGAGCAGCGCGCCGATTTCGTCCAGCGGGTACAGAATAACGTCGCTAACGATCTCGAGAAAAACGGGTTAGAACTCGAATCCGTTTCGTTGACGGGTTTTGACCAGACTGATCTGCAATTCTTTAATGAAAATAACGCATTCGACGCCGAAGGTCGCGCACGTTTAGCTAAGATTATCGAAGAAAAACGTAAAGAGACCAACGATATCCAGCAGGAAAACCGCATCAAGATCGAGCAGCGTAACCTAGAGGCTGAAAAAGAATCGCTGGAGATTGAAAAGGCCGAAGAAGAAGCGCGTCTGGTGCAGCAGCAGTCACTCGAATTTAAGCGTGCCGAGCAGAAAGCGGAAATTATTAAGCAAAAAGAAAACAAGTCCCGTGAAGAGCGCGAAGCTGAGATTGCCAAAGAACGCGCAATCGAAACTGCACAAATCGAAAAAACTAAAGACATCGAAACCCGCGAGATTGAAAAGCGCAAATCTATCGAACAGGCCCGTATTCAACAGCAACGTGATATCGAAGTTGCCGAGCAGGAAAAACACATCGCGGTAGCCGCGAAGTCGGAAGAAGAGTCTGCTGCCCGTGCCCGCGCCGCCGAAGCGGAAAAAACCAAGGTAGAGAAAGAAGAAGCGGTTATTACGGTGCGCCAAGTGGCTGAGGCGAATCGTCGTAAAGAGATTGAAGTGATCGATGCGCGTAAAGAAGCGGAGCGCGATGCGGTAGGAGTGACGGTACAAGCCGAAGCGGAAAAACGTGCCGCCGAAGACAGATCGAGCGCAATTCTGATTGAAGCTCGCGCCAGTGCAGATGCCAAGAAGCTGCAAGCCGAGGCCGACGAGAAGGTCTATGCCGTTGAAGCGGCGGGTAAACAAGCTCTGTATGAAGCCGAAAACGTGCTGCGTGATGAGCAGATTGCGCTGCAAAAATCCCTCGCTATCTTAAAAGCACTGCCTGAGATTGTCGCGCAGGCGGTTAAACCGCTGGAAAACATTGAAGGCATTAAAATTCTTCAAGGTTATGGCGCCGGTAATCAACTGGCATCGGGAGCCGATGGCGCAGTCGCACATCAAGGTGGTATCGCCGAGCAAGTCACCAGCGCCGCGTTAAACTACCGCGCCAATGCGCCAGTGGTGGATGCCATGCTGCGAGAGTTAGGCTTAGTGCAATCTGAGTCTGGCACGTTAAATGATTTACTCAATGGCAATAATGCCTTAACCACCGAAGCCTTAAATGTCGTGAAGTCGGCCAATAGCGGATTAAATGGTTATAGCCAGCAACATACAGTGGTAGAGCCAAAGATAAGTAATTGA
- a CDS encoding transporter substrate-binding domain-containing protein codes for MGKGSILYRWRAHAVLLLLLFTPPSFAQLLKYNITGSYSWYPYFIANQPEAPGMVSELIPLILSLANIEGENLSLPPKRTNNALETGQLDFDVVSPSWFADQDFGPSFVKSDPIMPITEYVVTRPENVESFKEVAEIKGKQIGTVRGYLYHDDKEFIRVDFTSEQELIKALDKHRITAIIAGNYPALYWSNKLKIPVGLAAVHSDGVLVLRLRKEHADLLPALNHAIAQLKADGKVEQIIQKYTQAFAS; via the coding sequence ATGGGTAAAGGAAGTATTCTCTATCGTTGGCGAGCGCACGCCGTGTTATTACTTCTATTATTTACTCCCCCCTCCTTTGCCCAATTACTCAAGTACAACATCACCGGGTCCTATTCTTGGTATCCCTATTTTATTGCTAACCAGCCCGAAGCCCCTGGCATGGTGTCTGAGTTAATCCCACTGATTTTATCCTTAGCCAATATCGAGGGCGAAAACCTGTCCTTGCCACCGAAACGGACGAACAACGCCCTTGAAACTGGCCAGTTAGACTTTGATGTGGTCAGCCCAAGTTGGTTTGCGGATCAAGACTTTGGCCCCTCGTTCGTTAAATCCGATCCCATTATGCCCATCACAGAATACGTGGTGACCAGACCCGAGAATGTCGAATCCTTTAAGGAAGTCGCTGAAATTAAAGGTAAGCAAATCGGTACCGTCAGGGGATATTTGTACCACGACGACAAAGAGTTTATCCGTGTCGATTTTACCTCGGAACAAGAGCTGATTAAGGCATTGGATAAACACCGCATCACGGCCATTATCGCGGGTAACTATCCCGCCTTATATTGGTCGAACAAGCTTAAGATCCCCGTTGGATTGGCCGCAGTGCATTCCGATGGCGTATTGGTGTTAAGGCTACGTAAGGAGCATGCCGATCTACTGCCCGCACTCAATCACGCGATAGCACAGCTAAAAGCCGATGGAAAAGTGGAACAGATTATCCAGAAATACACCCAAGCCTTTGCCAGCTAA
- a CDS encoding peroxiredoxin-like family protein, with product MPSLLQRFLLTTSLLLGSFTTLAQPIAKDEYSVSPLLNGEQIPAITLQDMNGQGVDLAKLTAQKPTIFFFYRGGWCPFCNNQMGQLKAIEPKLIDMGFQLVGISPDTPAQLKASAAKNELKYQLLSDEKMQASQAFGLAFYTSKQVTDTYLSRLKLDNPLWTTPEGDKRLVLPVPAIYIADTQGLIHFQYVNPNYKVRPAPKLILTAASLVGAPE from the coding sequence ATGCCGTCCCTACTACAGCGCTTTTTACTGACCACCAGCCTACTGCTTGGCAGTTTTACCACGTTAGCTCAACCTATCGCTAAGGATGAATATTCGGTTAGCCCACTGCTCAATGGCGAGCAAATTCCCGCAATCACCTTACAAGATATGAATGGCCAAGGCGTTGACTTAGCAAAATTAACCGCACAAAAACCAACCATTTTCTTCTTTTACCGTGGCGGCTGGTGCCCCTTTTGCAACAACCAAATGGGGCAACTAAAAGCCATTGAACCTAAACTTATCGACATGGGCTTTCAGCTGGTGGGGATTTCCCCTGATACGCCCGCACAGTTAAAGGCATCGGCCGCTAAAAACGAGCTCAAATATCAACTACTTTCCGATGAAAAAATGCAGGCATCGCAAGCCTTTGGTCTTGCCTTTTACACCAGCAAACAAGTCACTGATACTTACCTGAGTCGCTTAAAACTGGATAACCCACTGTGGACAACGCCCGAAGGCGACAAACGCTTAGTTCTGCCTGTTCCGGCAATTTATATCGCTGACACTCAAGGATTAATCCATTTCCAATATGTGAATCCCAACTATAAGGTGAGACCCGCACCTAAGTTGATTCTGACCGCCGCCAGCCTCGTCGGAGCACCAGAATAA
- a CDS encoding ribbon-helix-helix domain-containing protein: MCEIYSGAEPELFELKTRSIRIDGVVTSVRLEAIFWQIIEEIAEDAELSVAVFLTRIYREVLTRQGEVANFASLLRVACTTHLNQGQRLVLKPKVALNAASS; the protein is encoded by the coding sequence GTGTGTGAAATCTATTCCGGTGCCGAACCCGAACTGTTTGAACTCAAAACCCGCTCCATTCGAATCGATGGGGTCGTGACGAGCGTGCGGCTCGAGGCGATTTTTTGGCAGATTATTGAAGAGATTGCCGAAGATGCTGAGCTGAGTGTGGCGGTGTTTTTAACCCGTATTTACCGTGAAGTGTTAACTCGGCAGGGCGAAGTGGCTAACTTTGCCTCTTTGCTGCGGGTTGCCTGCACCACCCATCTGAATCAGGGGCAGCGTTTGGTGTTAAAACCTAAGGTTGCGCTAAACGCGGCATCCTCTTAA
- a CDS encoding YqiJ family protein, with protein MWAFLVEQPNLPYTIAFACVLVLGVFEALALVIGLSMMSALDQWVPADVDYDANIGGTGLTGIAGWLCLNRLPLLIWFVLALTSFAIVGYIANYLSLLFTGILLPQLFTLPIAVVGSAFACRYLGRILADLLPKNESTAISLDDLSGYVGTITLGCAMKGMPSEAVVRDKHQQKHYVLVEPETSGIEFASGTQVVLLKREGRVWSATRFDN; from the coding sequence ATGTGGGCGTTTTTAGTTGAACAGCCTAACCTACCTTACACTATTGCCTTCGCCTGCGTGCTTGTCCTTGGTGTGTTTGAAGCCTTAGCCCTAGTGATAGGGTTAAGCATGATGAGTGCGCTCGACCAATGGGTGCCCGCCGATGTGGATTATGATGCCAATATTGGTGGTACTGGCCTGACGGGGATTGCGGGCTGGCTATGTCTGAATCGATTACCCTTACTTATCTGGTTTGTGCTGGCACTGACCAGCTTTGCGATTGTCGGTTATATTGCAAATTACCTGAGCCTGCTATTCACGGGCATCTTGTTACCGCAACTCTTCACCTTACCGATTGCTGTGGTTGGCAGTGCGTTTGCCTGTCGCTATCTCGGGCGGATCTTGGCCGATTTACTCCCTAAGAATGAGTCCACCGCCATATCCCTTGATGATTTAAGTGGCTATGTCGGTACTATCACCTTAGGCTGCGCCATGAAGGGCATGCCTTCGGAAGCCGTGGTGCGGGATAAACATCAACAAAAACATTATGTATTAGTCGAACCCGAAACCTCGGGTATCGAGTTTGCCAGTGGCACGCAAGTGGTGCTGCTAAAACGAGAAGGAAGAGTCTGGTCTGCGACTCGCTTTGATAATTAA
- a CDS encoding DEAD/DEAH box helicase: protein MRFESFSFCPEILRAISDCGYQKMTPIQQQAIPAIRRGQDVLASAQTGTGKTAAFALPILQKMVENPSETLKSNARVLILTPTRELAAQVADNVEAYSKYLNFSVLTIYGGVKVETQAQKLKRGADIIVATPGRLLEHLTACNLSLSSIDFLVLDEADRMLDMGFNADIQKILQAVNKKRQNLLFSATFSSAVKKLANDMMVKPQVISADKQNTTADTVSQVVYPVEQRRKRELLSELIGKKNWQQVLVFTATRDAADTLVKELNLDGIPSEVVHGEKAQGSRRRALREFMSGKVRVLVATEVAARGLDIPSLEYVVNFDLPFLAEDYVHRIGRTGRAGKSGVAISFVSREEERTLADIEKLIGQKIRRITVPGYEVGSRDLLLKQLQTRRSFAKKQQRLDNVSEQIIAEKSMQGRRVKMKVGQAPSKAKKLK from the coding sequence ATGAGATTTGAATCTTTTAGTTTTTGCCCCGAGATTTTACGCGCTATCTCAGATTGCGGTTATCAAAAAATGACACCTATTCAGCAGCAAGCGATCCCCGCCATCCGCCGCGGGCAAGATGTGCTCGCCAGCGCGCAAACGGGCACAGGTAAAACGGCGGCATTCGCATTACCTATACTGCAAAAGATGGTAGAAAATCCCAGCGAGACTTTAAAATCGAACGCACGGGTATTAATCTTAACGCCGACTCGCGAGCTCGCAGCTCAAGTCGCCGACAATGTTGAAGCCTACAGCAAGTATTTAAATTTCAGCGTGTTAACCATTTACGGCGGTGTAAAGGTTGAGACTCAGGCGCAAAAACTTAAACGCGGTGCCGATATTATTGTCGCGACACCAGGGCGTTTGCTCGAGCACCTTACCGCCTGTAATTTAAGCCTCTCTAGCATCGACTTTTTAGTGCTCGATGAAGCCGACCGTATGTTAGACATGGGCTTTAATGCGGATATTCAAAAAATCCTCCAAGCGGTGAATAAGAAGCGTCAAAACCTATTGTTCTCGGCCACCTTCTCGAGTGCGGTGAAAAAACTGGCCAACGACATGATGGTCAAGCCTCAAGTCATCAGCGCCGACAAGCAAAACACCACCGCAGATACCGTGAGCCAAGTGGTGTATCCGGTTGAGCAGCGCCGTAAGCGTGAACTCTTATCCGAACTAATTGGCAAGAAGAACTGGCAACAAGTGTTGGTCTTTACCGCGACGCGCGATGCGGCCGACACCTTAGTGAAAGAATTGAATTTAGACGGCATTCCCTCTGAAGTCGTCCATGGTGAAAAGGCGCAAGGTAGCCGTCGCCGCGCATTGCGTGAGTTTATGTCGGGTAAGGTACGCGTCTTAGTCGCGACCGAAGTCGCCGCCCGTGGCTTAGACATTCCAAGCCTTGAGTATGTGGTCAACTTCGACTTACCCTTCCTCGCCGAAGACTATGTGCACCGTATTGGCCGTACCGGCCGCGCGGGTAAATCTGGGGTTGCAATTTCATTTGTGAGCCGTGAAGAAGAGCGCACCTTAGCGGATATTGAAAAGCTTATCGGCCAAAAAATTCGTCGTATTACCGTTCCTGGATACGAAGTTGGTAGCCGCGACTTGCTGTTAAAGCAGCTACAAACCCGCCGCAGTTTTGCCAAGAAACAACAGCGACTCGACAACGTCAGCGAGCAGATCATTGCCGAAAAAAGCATGCAGGGCCGCCGCGTAAAAATGAAAGTTGGCCAAGCCCCAAGCAAGGCAAAAAAGCTGAAATAA